In the genome of Cyclopterus lumpus isolate fCycLum1 chromosome 19, fCycLum1.pri, whole genome shotgun sequence, one region contains:
- the kcng3 gene encoding potassium voltage-gated channel subfamily G member 3 gives MSFSYRFQIDKMKFGKSICVLNVGGTRYAFTREVIRDFPLRRVSRLHACATEKEVLELCDDYDRDRNEFFFDRHAQAFVFIMLYVRYGKLRFVPGVCELSFYTEMLYWGLESVHLDSCCQKRLDDRMSEIGLDDLSEVDVGASGDESQSSGEPLQRTALTKREQWLEKMRKTFEEPNSSLFAQLLASVSVIFVLVSMIMLCASTLPDWDTAKRNIVEEHRIVEAVCIGWFTAECTMRFLVARSKWDFIRRPLNIIDVIAITPYYVTMAMAQAGIPGAGLGVVGVILRVLRMMRVFWLMKLARHFLGLQTLGLTLTRCYREMVMLMVFVFVAMAIYSALAQLLEYGLDLGMQNPDYASIPAAAWWVIISMTTVGYGDVYPVTIGGRVLGGMCVVSGIVLLALPITFIYHSFVQCYHELKLRSARYARNLSVEMLQ, from the exons ATGAGTTTTAGTTATAGGTTTCAGATTGACAAGATGAAGTTCGGGAAGAGCATCTGCGTACTCAACGTAGGGGGAACCCGGTACGCCTTCACCCGTGAGGTGATTAGGGATTTCCCTCTCCGGCGCGTCAGCCGTCTGCATGCTTGCGCAACGGAGAAAGAGGTTCTTGAACTGTGCGATGACTACGACCGGGACCGGAATGAGTTTTTCTTTGACCGCCACGCGCAGGCTTTCGTGTTCATCATGCTGTACGTGCGCTACGGTAAACTCCGCTTTGTTCCCGGAGTGTGTGAGCTGTCCTTCTACACGGAGATGCTCTACTGGGGACTGGAGAGCGTGCACTTAGACTCCTGCTGCCAGAAACGCCTGGACGACAGGATGTCCGAGATCGGACTGGACGATCTGTCCGAGGTTGACGTCGGAGCATCGGGGGATGAGTCCCAGAGCTCCGGTGAACCGTTGCAACGGACAGCGCTCACCAAGCGCGAACAATGGCTCGAGAAGATGCGCAAGACGTTCGAGGAGCCGAACTCCTCGCTTTTTGCACAGCTTTTGGCTTCAGTGTCTGTGATATTTGTGCTCGTTTCTATGATAATGCTGTGCGCGAGCACCCTGCCGGACTGGGATACAGCCAAGAGAAATATTGTGGAGGAACACAG GATAGTGGAAGCCGTGTGTATTGGCTGGTTTACAGCAGAGTGCACCATGCGCTTTCTGGTGGCCAGAAGCAAGTGGGACTTCATCCGGCGGCCGCTGAACATCATCGATGTAATTGCCATCACCCCTTACTATGTCACCATGGCGATGGCCCAGGCAGGGATACCAGGTGCTGGGCTCGGGGTTGTTGGAGTGATACTGCGGGTACTGAGGATGATGCGCGTGTTCTGGCTCATGAAGCTGGCCAGACACTTCCTGGGCCTGCAGACACTGGGGCTCACGCTCACACGCTGCTACCGGGAGATGGTCATGCTGATGGTGTTTGTTTTCGTCGCCATGGCAATATACAGCGCTCTAGCCCAGCTGCTGGAGTACGGGTTGGACTTGGGAATGCAGAACCCGGATTACGCCAGCATCCCAGCAGCCGCCTGGTGGGTCATCATTTCCATGACGACAGTGGGGTATGGGGACGTGTACCCTGTGACAATTGGGGGACGGGTACTCGGGGGAATGTGTGTCGTGAGCGGCATTGTTCTCTTGGCGCTGCCGATCACGTTCATCTACCACAGTTTTGTACAGTGTTACCATGAACTCAAACTCCGCTCTGCCAGATACGCACGCAACCTGTCAGTGGAGATGCTGCAATGA
- the mta3 gene encoding metastasis-associated protein MTA3, translating to MAANMYRVGDYVFFENSSSNPYLIRRIEELNKTASGNVEAKVVCFYRRRDISHSLIQLADKHAKELEEEKESPIETDLTEKQKHQLRHRELFLSRQYESLPATHIRGKCSVALLNETEAVLSYLDKEDTFFYSLVYDPTQKTLLADKGEIRVGPRFQADVPEMLQEGEADDRDQSKLEEKLWYPECPLTSKQIDQFLVVARAVGTFARALDCSSSVRQPSLHMSAAAASRDITLFHAMDTLHRHNYDLSSALSVLVPAGGPVLCRDEMEEWSASEAAMFEEALEKYGKDFNDIRQDFLPWKSLTSIIEYYYMWKTTDRYVQQKRLKAAEAESKLKQVYIPTYNKPNPNQISMTNGKMATVNGAGPGAYHATGGGRACESCYNMQSAQWYSWGPPNMQCRLCVSCWMYWKKYGGLKMPSRAEVPEERTSPSPATNEPRSRGHAPRQSNHMVPMRNSGSPKSSMKTKQAFLLQATRLTKLARHMCRDIIRLRRAARRPFVPINCGSIKAEYMLRASEGQGTRLPKTRAAQRSTLTSVVQFLESRPAAHVPRSHRTPGLQTPPPRRLLSSLPHGPHGMLGKRSYHHHSRAEPDRRADNPGTTGGPLLHNGRSSSSGSTRSGVMIRKRRPNWIDAPDDSFFLVTRETRRARRLLSRSQLRHASRQPCEQITLRRVTQAPPQGLILAPPQPHPSLRMRGPIVIHD from the exons ATGGCGGCCAACATGTACCGGGTCGGAG ATTATGTATTCTTTGAGAACTCCTCCAGTAACCCTTACCTGATACGACGAATAGAAGAACTCAACAAG ACGGCCAGTGGCAATGTGGAGGCCAAGGTGGTTTGTTTCTACAGAAGGAGAGACATCTCCCACAGCCTCATCCAGCTCGCAGACAAACATGCAA AGGAGttggaagaagagaaggagagccCGATAGAAACGGACctaacagaaaaacagaaacaccaGCTTCGCCACAGAGAGCTCTTCCTCTCCCGGCAGTATGAGAGTCTGCCTGCGACACACATCAG GGGGAAGTGCAGTGTCGCATTATTAAATGAGACTGAAGCCGTTCTTTCATACCTTGACAAAGAG GACACGTTCTTCTACTCGCTGGTCTACGACCCCACACAGAAGACCCTGTTGGCCGACAAAGGAGAGATCCGAGTGGGACCGCGCTTTCAGGCAGACGTACCTGAAATGCTACAAGAGG GTGAGGCAGATGACAGGGACCAGTCCAAGCTGGAAGAGAAGCTGTGGTATCCAGAGTGTCCGCTCACCAGCAAACAGATAGACCAATTCCTAGTGGTGGCACG GGCGGTTGGGACCTTTGCTCGAGCGTTGGACTGCAGCAGCTCAGTTCGACAGCCAAGCTTACACATGAGTGCAGCTGCAGCCTCACGAGATATCACACTG TTCCATGCGATGGACACGCTGCATCGTCATAATTACGACCTGTCCAGTGCGCTGAGTGTACTGGTCCCAGCAGGCGGCCCGGTGCTCTGCAGGGACGAGATGGAGGAGTGGAGCGCCTCGGAAGCCGCCATGTTCGAAGAGGCGCTAGAGAAATACGGAAAAGACTTCAACGACATCCGACAAGacttt CTGCCATGGAAGTCTCTGACTAGTATCATAGAGTACTACTACATGTGGAAGACAACAGACAGATATGTGCAACAG AAGCGACTGAAGGCAGCTGAGGCAGAGAGCAAACTGAAGCAGGTTTATATCCCTACATA TAACAAGCCCAACCCCAACCAGATCTCTATGACCAATGGCAAGATGGCGACAGTGAATGGAGCGGGCCCCGGGGCCTACCATGCAACAGGCGGGGGCAGAGCCTGCGAGAGCTGTTATA ACATGCAGTCGGCCCAATGGTACTCATGGGGGCCACCAAACATGCAGTGCCGCCTTTGCGTTTCCTGCTGGATGTACTGGAAGAAGTACGGAGGCCTGAAGATGCCAAGCAGAGCAGAGGTCCCCGAGGAGAGGACCTCCCCCAGTCCAGCAACCAAT gaGCCTCGCTCACGGGGCCACGCTCCTCGCCAGTCCAATCACATGGTGCCGATGCGAAACAGCGGCAGCCCGAAGTCCTCCATGAAGACCAAGCAGGCCTTCCTGCTGCAGGCCACCCGCCTCACCAAGCTGGCCCGGCACATGTGCCGTGACATCATCAGGCTGCGCCGTGCTGCGCGCCGGCCCTTTGTCCCCATTAACTGTGGGTCCATAAAGGCAGAGT ACATGTTGAGGGCGTCGGAAGGGCAGGGGACTCGCCTCCCCAAAACCAGAGCCGCCCAAAGGAGCACTCTGACCAGTGTTGTCCAATTTCTAG AGTCCCGGCCAGCAGCCCACGTCCCTCGCTCCCACCGCACCCCAGGCCTGCAGACGCCTCCCCCTCGAcgcctcctctcttctctcccgcACGGCCCCcacggcatgctgggaaaacGCAGCTACCATCACCACAGCAGGGCTGAGCCGGACAGACGCGCAG ATAACCCTGGTACGACAGGTGGACCCCTCCTG CATAAcggccgcagcagcagcagtggaagCACCCGAAGCGGCGTCATGATCCGCAAGAGACGCCCCAACTGGATCGATGCCCCCGATGACAGCTTCTTCCTTGTCACCCGGGAGACCAG GAGGGCCAGGCGGCTGCTGTCCCGTTCCCAGCTGAGGCACGCTTCTCGCCAGCCGTGTGAGCAGATCACCCTGCGCAGGGTCACCCAGGCCCCGCCGCAGGGGCTCATCCTCGCCCCGCCGCAACCTCACCCCAGCTTGAGGATGCGAGGCCCCATCGTCATCCACGACTGA